In Haematobia irritans isolate KBUSLIRL chromosome 1, ASM5000362v1, whole genome shotgun sequence, a genomic segment contains:
- the LOC142229184 gene encoding uncharacterized protein LOC142229184, which translates to MLMYADVIQIFLSSPVGDASECLGKLNHDLDRVFRWARANGLLLNPLKSKCLIIHKNRRFSLSNAAIMIDCEKIDIVTSAKNLGVVFNSTLSWSSHVNTVVGQTYAKLRTLWVNHSYTPVNIRLLLAKSLLIPGLIYGSELFANCDSRCIKDVEVRR; encoded by the coding sequence ATGCTTATGTATGCAGATGTCATACAAATCTTTTTAAGTAGTCCGGTAGGTGATGCTAGTGAGTGTTTGGGGAAACTTAACCACGACCTTGATCGTGTGTTTCGATGGGCAAGGGCCAATGGTCTGCTACTAAATCCACTAAAGTCTAAATGTTTGATTATACACAAGAATAGAAGGTTCTCTTTGTCGAATGCTGCTATTATGATAGATTGTGAGAAAATCGATATAGTCACTAGTGCTAAGAATTTAGGAGTGGTATTCAATAGCACTTTGAGTTGGTCGAGTCATGTAAACACGGTCGTTGGACAGACATATGCTAAATTACGTACTTTATGGGTTAATCATTCCTACACACCAGTCAATATTCGACTTCTCCTGGCGAAAAGTCTCTTGATACCGGGTTTAATTTACGGATCTGAACTCTTCGCGAATTGTGACTCC
- the LOC142229175 gene encoding uncharacterized protein LOC142229175, with amino-acid sequence MEDLPRKKQLSPDEQFCEENFQKTTKRDLFGRYVVTLPFKENFRKAIKLGQSRGIAVAQFLRNENRILKNVDLNEQYSKVLKEYIVLGHMKGISSIQYPNCENSYYMPHHAVVRPESSTTKVRVVFNASSSTSNGISLNDTLHCGPSLQKDLNNLLLNWRFHKIVFNGDIEKMYRQILVDSEHTPFQRIIYRNSPLEELSEYELQTVTFGVNCAPYLAMRVIQQLAVDVMDTHPLASDVLQSCMYVDDVLAGSHDVHSSIRMKSQLVSALKSAGFSLRKWTSNSKEFLASIPKEYLLNEECFCQ; translated from the coding sequence ATGGAAGATCTCCCAAGGAAGAAGCAATTATCTCCGgatgaacaattttgtgaagAGAACTTCCAAAAGACAACTAAGCGGGACTTATTCGGAAGATACGTGGTAACGCTTCCTTTCAAAGAAAACTTTCGAAAGGCCATAAAACTGGGCCAATCGAGAGGTATTGCAGTAGCTCAATTCCTTAGAAATGAGAACcgcattttaaaaaatgtcgatCTTAATGAACAATACTCCAAGGTTCTTAAAGAGTACATTGTCCTGGGTCATATGAAAGGTATCTCTTCCATACAATATCCTAACTGCGAAAATTCGTATTATATGCCACACCACGCCGTTGTCCGTCCGGAAAGTAGCACTACTAAGGTTCGAGTAGTGTTTAATGCCTCGTCGTCCACATCCAATGGAATTAGCTTGAACGACACACTTCACTGTGGTCCATCCCTCCAGAAAGACTTAAATAATTTGCTCCTCAATTGGCGATTTCACAAAATTGTGTTCAATGGCGACATCGAAAAGATGTACCGCCAAATTCTGGTTGATTCCGAGCATACCCCATTCCAGCGAATTATTTATCGCAATTCTCCGCTTGAGGAACTTTCGGAATATGAGTTACAGACCGTAACATTTGGTGTCAACTGTGCACCTTACTTAGCGATGCGGGTTATTCAGCAGCTAGCCGTGGACGTTATGGACACTCATCCATTGGCTAGTGACGTTCTACAGTCGTGCATGTATGTGGATGACGTTTTGGCTGGTAGCCATGACGTACATTCTTCCATTCGTATGAAGAGCCAACTAGTTTCGGCATTAAAGTCCGCTGGATTTTCGCTACGGAAATGGACTTCTAACTCAAAGGAATTTCTTGCATCCATTCCCaaagaatatttattaaatgAAGAATGTTTTTGCCAGTAG